In [Clostridium] cellulosi, one genomic interval encodes:
- a CDS encoding nucleotidyltransferase (High confidence in function and specificity), translating to MKAVIMAGGEGKRLRPLTCNLPKPMARLCGRPAIEHIIDLLSRNGVDEAAVTLRYLPEAITDYFSDGSCCGVKLHFVEEDKPLGTAGGVLNAAKGFSGDFIVISGDAMCDFDLKSAMKFHLEKRADATLLLSRVADPREYGLVVTDASGAVKGFVEKPGWAQAVTDAVNTGIYILNERALKLIPEHHPFDFAKDLFPLMLERGMRVYGFEAEGYWCDIGDISAYTSCQFDMLENRVDCRIEAKKRDGIYYKKNLPSGNYTVIPPVYFGSGVHIGDYSVIGPYAVIDDGCTIGTGASIKHSVMLPDAYAGDYTELRGALLCAGAKLKKRVGMYEGSVAGAGSVIGANASVSPGVRIWPGKIVDDGVRVSQNIKEGRIRRGIFDDDGITGEPGADLTPENCAKLGAAIGGVFESGHIGIASDGSVAANVLKSATAAGALSSGARVCDFGACFESLFNFAVTFFGLDIGIFVRMSGGKVKIELVGAGGLGIGRAVERKIEAAVSTGEISRCMPEDYSEEFVMQGIKAVYQRELKKYAPKDFGTSISVRSANREIQKMLISILKQNGCRVQTGTTGDICVHVDAFGTHASFICEDGSFASPEETLALGCIVAFENGEDVALPFDAPRIIDVIAQRYGRHVLRYFECPADNADSQARRLALKQTWVRDGLENALRILSFAKDRDRTIASLKASLPKFAVTVKSINFDVNPSLLLRSFTDDISAQPAEGVVLTRGKGRVLISPLKRGTGIKIVAEAGDMETAGELCSDIARELQNNVKAIDKNGKKS from the coding sequence ATGAAAGCCGTAATCATGGCAGGAGGCGAAGGAAAACGACTGCGCCCCCTGACCTGCAATTTACCGAAACCAATGGCAAGACTCTGCGGGCGTCCCGCAATTGAACATATAATTGACCTGCTTTCCCGGAACGGTGTCGATGAGGCGGCGGTAACCTTGCGTTACCTGCCTGAAGCGATTACAGATTATTTCAGCGATGGAAGCTGCTGTGGCGTAAAACTGCATTTTGTTGAAGAGGACAAGCCTTTAGGCACTGCTGGAGGGGTACTCAATGCTGCAAAAGGATTCAGCGGGGACTTCATTGTCATAAGCGGCGACGCAATGTGCGATTTTGACTTAAAGTCAGCTATGAAATTTCACCTTGAAAAGAGGGCTGACGCGACTCTTCTGCTGTCGAGGGTAGCCGATCCGAGGGAATACGGACTGGTTGTTACCGACGCGTCCGGCGCCGTCAAAGGATTTGTCGAAAAGCCGGGCTGGGCGCAGGCTGTAACGGACGCGGTAAATACTGGTATATACATTTTGAATGAAAGGGCGCTGAAGCTTATACCCGAGCACCATCCCTTTGATTTTGCAAAGGATTTGTTCCCACTTATGCTCGAAAGGGGCATGAGGGTTTACGGCTTTGAGGCGGAGGGTTACTGGTGCGATATCGGTGACATCAGCGCCTATACCTCATGCCAGTTCGACATGCTTGAAAACAGGGTCGACTGTCGTATTGAGGCCAAAAAGCGCGATGGGATCTATTATAAGAAAAACTTGCCCAGCGGAAATTACACCGTGATACCGCCCGTCTATTTTGGCAGCGGTGTTCACATAGGCGACTATTCGGTCATCGGACCATATGCAGTCATCGACGACGGCTGTACCATAGGCACCGGCGCAAGCATAAAACATTCAGTTATGCTGCCAGACGCATATGCCGGGGATTATACGGAACTGCGCGGTGCTCTTCTGTGCGCCGGCGCCAAACTTAAGAAGCGAGTCGGAATGTACGAAGGCTCAGTTGCCGGAGCGGGAAGCGTAATAGGGGCAAACGCGTCCGTAAGCCCCGGCGTGCGTATCTGGCCCGGCAAGATTGTAGACGACGGTGTGCGCGTATCGCAGAACATAAAAGAAGGGCGAATCCGGCGCGGTATATTCGACGACGACGGCATAACCGGCGAACCGGGTGCGGATTTGACCCCTGAAAACTGCGCTAAACTTGGCGCGGCAATCGGCGGCGTATTTGAATCCGGCCATATCGGTATTGCCAGCGACGGCAGCGTTGCTGCTAACGTCCTTAAATCTGCAACCGCGGCGGGAGCACTGTCGTCGGGGGCACGTGTATGCGATTTTGGTGCCTGCTTTGAGTCGCTGTTTAATTTTGCGGTAACCTTTTTTGGGCTTGATATCGGAATATTTGTACGAATGTCCGGCGGCAAAGTTAAGATTGAACTTGTCGGCGCTGGCGGCCTTGGAATAGGCAGGGCGGTGGAACGCAAGATTGAGGCGGCAGTGTCCACTGGTGAAATCTCAAGATGTATGCCCGAGGATTACAGCGAAGAGTTTGTAATGCAGGGTATAAAGGCCGTCTATCAGCGTGAGCTTAAAAAATATGCGCCTAAAGACTTTGGTACGTCAATATCAGTAAGGTCGGCAAACCGCGAAATTCAAAAAATGCTCATCAGTATTTTGAAACAAAACGGGTGCCGGGTTCAGACAGGGACAACCGGCGATATCTGTGTGCACGTCGACGCTTTCGGCACGCATGCCTCTTTTATATGCGAGGATGGGTCATTTGCAAGCCCGGAAGAAACGCTGGCGCTTGGCTGCATTGTGGCTTTTGAAAACGGCGAGGACGTTGCGCTGCCTTTCGACGCCCCGAGAATAATTGATGTAATTGCGCAAAGATACGGGCGCCACGTGCTGCGCTATTTCGAATGTCCAGCCGACAACGCCGATTCACAAGCGCGCAGGCTTGCCCTAAAACAGACTTGGGTAAGGGATGGGCTAGAAAATGCCCTGCGTATACTGTCGTTTGCAAAAGACAGGGACAGAACGATAGCGTCGCTGAAGGCGTCACTTCCCAAGTTTGCCGTTACAGTCAAGTCAATAAATTTTGACGTCAACCCGAGCCTTTTGCTGCGCAGTTTTACCGATGATATTTCGGCACAGCCTGCCGAGGGTGTGGTCCTGACAAGGGGAAAAGGCAGGGTGCTTATAAGCCCGCTCAAGCGCGGAACAGGGATTAAAATTGTCGCTGAAGCAGGTGATATGGAGACAGCCGGCGAACTTTGCTCGGATATCGCGCGGGAACTTCAAAACAATGTTAAAGCTATTGACAAGAACGGTAAAAAAAGCTAA
- the dnaC2 gene encoding Replicative DNA helicase (High confidence in function and specificity) produces MPNEKGAVPVNLEDIKQPYSLEAEQSVLGSILIDPQCLYQVLEVLKPQYFYLPQHREIFTTMVSMFSQSSAIDIVTLLDELKANGVYDEAGGKAYLLQLAEVVPSVANVMAYAKIVQDKYFLRSLINASKEIIASASEETDDVRAIMDAAEQKIYDIRQDKTVDGVKHVKEVILEAYDRLHKISSEEKSKYLGIPTGFSELDRYISGLNRSDLILIAARPAMGKSAFALNIAQNVAKKGYKVAFFSLEMTSEQNVSRMLSSESMIENTALRSGELNDDDWVKLAQAADTLSKCNMYFDDTSGITVPEIKAKCRRIKGLDLVVIDYLQLMSSGRRIENRVQEVSEITRALKIMAKDLDVPVITLSQLSRGTESRTSHKPMLSDLRESGSIEQDADIVLFLYREDYYEQNEENHNQATCIIGKNRHGAVGEIPLHWDGAHTRFTTAERYRNEQ; encoded by the coding sequence ATGCCTAACGAAAAAGGTGCTGTTCCGGTAAATCTTGAGGATATAAAGCAGCCTTACAGCCTTGAGGCAGAGCAGTCTGTATTAGGCTCGATTCTAATAGACCCGCAATGCCTTTATCAGGTGCTTGAAGTCCTAAAGCCGCAGTATTTTTATTTGCCTCAGCACCGTGAAATTTTTACGACAATGGTCTCTATGTTCAGTCAAAGCAGCGCTATAGATATAGTAACGCTGCTTGACGAACTTAAAGCAAACGGCGTTTATGACGAGGCGGGCGGAAAAGCATATCTTCTCCAGTTAGCCGAAGTTGTCCCGTCGGTTGCCAACGTAATGGCATATGCCAAAATCGTTCAGGATAAATATTTTCTCAGGAGCCTTATTAACGCATCTAAGGAGATAATCGCGTCTGCGTCCGAGGAAACGGATGACGTCCGCGCGATAATGGACGCTGCTGAGCAGAAGATTTATGATATAAGACAGGATAAAACGGTAGACGGCGTTAAGCATGTAAAGGAAGTCATACTTGAAGCTTATGACAGGCTCCATAAAATCAGCAGCGAGGAGAAGAGCAAATACCTCGGCATCCCTACCGGTTTTTCGGAACTTGATAGATATATATCCGGACTTAACCGCTCCGACCTTATACTGATAGCAGCCCGTCCGGCAATGGGAAAATCCGCGTTTGCTCTGAACATTGCGCAGAACGTGGCCAAAAAGGGCTATAAAGTAGCCTTTTTCTCGCTTGAGATGACAAGCGAGCAGAATGTCTCGCGTATGTTATCCTCTGAGAGTATGATTGAAAACACTGCCTTGCGTTCCGGCGAACTCAATGACGACGACTGGGTAAAGCTTGCGCAGGCGGCGGACACGCTGTCAAAATGCAATATGTATTTTGACGACACCTCCGGCATAACAGTGCCTGAAATAAAGGCGAAATGCCGCCGAATCAAAGGGCTTGACCTTGTCGTTATCGACTATCTGCAGCTGATGTCCTCCGGACGCAGAATAGAGAACCGTGTTCAGGAGGTTTCAGAGATAACAAGGGCGCTGAAGATTATGGCAAAAGACCTCGATGTGCCTGTTATTACGCTGTCGCAGTTGTCCCGCGGAACCGAATCCCGAACCAGCCATAAGCCGATGTTGTCGGACCTGCGTGAATCCGGTTCCATCGAGCAGGACGCTGATATTGTTCTTTTCCTTTACCGTGAGGATTATTATGAACAAAATGAGGAAAACCATAATCAGGCGACCTGCATAATCGGCAAAAACCGTCACGGCGCTGTAGGAGAAATCCCTCTGCATTGGGACGGCGCACATACAAGATTTACTACTGCGGAGAGGTACCGCAATGAACAATAA
- a CDS encoding tRNA(Ile)-lysidine synthetase (High confidence in function and specificity), translating to MNNNESLPPLVGKAEAAIKRYNMLADRSAVLVGVSGGADSMALLHYLCSIREKTGIKVYAAHVNHGIRGEEAKRDENYVKDWCAEHDVPVFLLHADVIGRAKNEGETVEEAGRKVRYSFFEQKASEIGAVIATAHTLSDSIETFLINFARGTGLRGLCGIPPVRGNIIRPLIRCTRHDTEEYCQYFGIKYLDDSTNFTRDYTRNRIRLDVIPELYRINPSFDKAAARLFDSLEEDRDYIESEAEKKLASAKIKEGEYLVDKLLNDCNSAVLNRCVSLAASAFSGKSQEALHIAKIIELMKKGKGKTEIRGGCFANVANGRLIFTNNNIKDTPGADFCFPFKVGIYENPKFKLVISPISRTLLKNFKNINKRYFKNAVDCDKIRGNALVHGKSKGDKIKPAGRNVTKTLKKLFNENKVPVELRPYIPVAYDDEGVIWAGGIGVDERCKVTEDTENAFLLEIKHLEV from the coding sequence ATGAACAATAATGAGAGTCTACCGCCGCTTGTCGGCAAAGCTGAAGCGGCGATAAAGCGATATAATATGCTTGCGGACAGGAGTGCGGTGCTTGTCGGTGTTTCCGGCGGCGCCGACTCGATGGCATTGCTGCATTATCTATGCTCCATCCGCGAAAAAACCGGTATTAAGGTTTATGCGGCCCATGTAAACCACGGAATTAGGGGTGAAGAGGCAAAGCGAGACGAGAATTATGTGAAAGATTGGTGCGCCGAGCATGATGTCCCCGTATTTTTGCTCCACGCGGACGTCATCGGGCGTGCCAAAAACGAGGGTGAAACTGTCGAAGAGGCAGGGCGAAAGGTCCGATACAGCTTTTTTGAACAAAAGGCGAGTGAAATCGGCGCCGTAATCGCGACGGCACATACGCTCAGCGATTCAATAGAAACTTTCCTCATCAATTTTGCCCGCGGCACAGGGCTGCGCGGCTTATGCGGCATACCGCCTGTGAGAGGTAACATAATAAGGCCGCTTATTCGCTGCACACGACATGATACTGAGGAATATTGCCAATATTTTGGTATAAAATATTTAGACGACAGTACGAATTTTACTCGTGATTATACAAGAAACCGCATAAGGCTTGATGTTATCCCTGAGCTTTACCGGATTAATCCGTCCTTTGATAAGGCGGCGGCAAGGCTGTTTGACTCCCTTGAAGAAGACAGGGACTACATTGAGAGTGAGGCTGAAAAAAAGCTGGCCAGCGCGAAAATTAAAGAGGGAGAATATCTTGTAGATAAGCTCTTAAACGACTGCAACAGTGCGGTATTAAACCGGTGTGTTTCGCTTGCTGCATCAGCTTTTTCGGGAAAGTCTCAAGAAGCGCTCCACATTGCAAAAATAATTGAATTAATGAAAAAGGGCAAAGGCAAAACCGAAATAAGGGGCGGATGTTTCGCAAATGTTGCAAACGGCAGATTGATATTTACGAACAATAACATCAAGGATACTCCTGGTGCGGACTTTTGTTTCCCCTTCAAGGTCGGAATATATGAAAACCCAAAGTTTAAATTAGTTATTTCGCCGATTTCACGGACTTTGCTGAAAAATTTTAAAAATATTAACAAACGATATTTTAAAAATGCAGTAGATTGTGATAAAATAAGAGGTAACGCATTGGTTCATGGTAAATCTAAAGGGGACAAAATCAAACCTGCGGGCAGGAATGTTACCAAGACGCTTAAGAAGCTCTTCAACGAGAACAAAGTCCCTGTTGAACTAAGACCGTACATTCCGGTAGCTTATGATGACGAAGGCGTAATATGGGCTGGCGGAATTGGGGTTGACGAACGATGCAAAGTGACAGAAGATACAGAAAACGCATTCCTGCTTGAAATAAAACACCTGGAGGTATAA
- the rnjA gene encoding Ribonuclease J 1 (High confidence in function and specificity) has product MVKNSSAAMPAKTAILASAKTVKTTVRTRATQRRTTRTRKQAEKPAIPVHIIPLGGLDEIGKNMTVFECGNDIFVVDCGLAFPDDDMLGIDLVIPDVTWLEKNSDRVRGIVLTHGHEDHIGGLPYVLRNINMPVYGSRLTLGILEGKLKEHGLLGKVELNVVEPGDKVQFGCMEVEFINVTHSIAGSLAIAIKTPSGVIVQTGDFKIDCTPILGDMIDLARFGELGKNGVLALLMDSTNAERPGYTMSERKVGESFDALFQRAQNKRIIIATFASNVHRVQQIVNAAACYGRHVAISGRSMVNVINIAIELGYLDVPEGLIVDLDLINRYPPEKMVIVTTGSQGEAMSALYRMAFSDHNKIEVGPNDFIIISANPIPGNEKTVSKMVNELLKLGAEVVYESLAEVHASGHACQEELKIMLGLTRPKFFIPVHGEQKHLRKNMNLALSMGMDKRNILITEIGQVIELTPNSCKVIGTVPSGRVLVDGFGVGDVGSIVLRDRKHLAQDGLIVVVATIDSVAGTVVSGPDIVSRGFVYVRESESLMDETRRVAKDVLEECAENGIKEWGTIKSHVKDALSKLLYERTKRSPMILPVIMEI; this is encoded by the coding sequence GTGGTTAAAAATTCTTCGGCAGCCATGCCGGCAAAAACGGCAATTTTGGCATCGGCAAAAACAGTAAAAACTACGGTAAGGACTCGTGCTACACAGCGCAGAACAACACGAACTCGCAAACAAGCAGAAAAGCCAGCGATTCCCGTACACATTATTCCGCTTGGTGGTCTTGACGAGATTGGCAAGAACATGACAGTGTTTGAATGCGGAAATGATATATTTGTTGTAGATTGTGGACTTGCGTTTCCGGACGACGATATGCTGGGCATAGACCTTGTGATACCTGATGTTACATGGCTTGAAAAAAATAGCGACAGAGTTAGAGGCATTGTCTTGACTCACGGTCATGAGGACCATATAGGTGGGCTTCCATATGTATTGAGGAACATCAATATGCCTGTTTATGGTTCACGGCTTACCCTCGGTATCCTTGAAGGAAAACTTAAAGAACACGGGCTTCTCGGCAAAGTAGAATTGAATGTCGTTGAGCCGGGCGATAAGGTCCAATTCGGGTGCATGGAAGTTGAATTTATTAATGTAACCCATTCCATTGCCGGTTCTCTCGCAATTGCAATAAAGACACCGTCCGGTGTAATCGTTCAAACCGGTGACTTCAAAATAGACTGCACGCCGATACTTGGAGACATGATTGACCTTGCAAGGTTTGGCGAGCTTGGCAAAAACGGTGTGCTTGCCCTACTTATGGATTCAACGAATGCTGAGCGCCCTGGCTACACAATGTCAGAGAGAAAAGTCGGAGAATCCTTCGACGCGCTTTTCCAGCGCGCCCAGAACAAGCGCATTATTATAGCTACATTTGCCTCAAATGTTCACCGCGTTCAGCAGATTGTCAACGCCGCTGCCTGTTACGGCAGACATGTGGCAATATCTGGGCGCAGTATGGTCAATGTAATAAATATCGCTATTGAACTCGGATATCTTGACGTTCCGGAAGGCCTTATCGTTGACCTTGATCTAATCAATCGCTATCCACCTGAAAAAATGGTCATAGTGACAACTGGCAGTCAAGGTGAAGCTATGTCGGCACTGTACCGCATGGCGTTTTCCGACCATAATAAGATAGAGGTTGGGCCGAATGATTTTATAATAATTTCGGCAAACCCGATTCCGGGCAATGAAAAAACCGTTTCAAAAATGGTCAATGAACTTTTAAAGCTCGGCGCAGAGGTTGTTTATGAATCGCTGGCCGAAGTCCATGCCTCAGGCCACGCATGTCAGGAAGAGCTTAAGATTATGCTTGGCCTGACACGTCCGAAGTTTTTCATACCTGTCCACGGTGAGCAGAAGCACCTGAGGAAGAACATGAATCTTGCCCTTTCAATGGGCATGGACAAGAGAAATATATTGATAACGGAAATAGGCCAGGTAATTGAGCTTACCCCTAATTCATGCAAAGTTATCGGCACTGTTCCATCAGGACGCGTACTTGTTGACGGTTTCGGCGTCGGTGACGTCGGCAGCATCGTGCTCCGTGACCGCAAACATCTGGCGCAGGACGGTCTGATTGTTGTTGTCGCTACAATAGACAGCGTCGCCGGAACAGTAGTATCCGGTCCGGACATCGTTTCACGCGGCTTTGTTTATGTAAGGGAATCTGAAAGCCTGATGGATGAGACACGCCGTGTAGCAAAAGATGTGCTTGAAGAATGTGCTGAAAACGGCATAAAAGAGTGGGGAACAATTAAATCCCATGTAAAAGATGCTCTTTCAAAGCTGTTATACGAAAGAACGAAACGCAGCCCGATGATACTTCCTGTAATTATGGAAATTTAA
- the zupT gene encoding Zinc transporter ZupT (High confidence in function and specificity) — MTSGVLPALLLSTIAGLSTAIGSLIALFSKKNDTRFMSAALGFSAGVMITVSFAELLPEAQKNISVSNPRYGPAISLCFLATGVALAAIIDMLIPSDIGISGGIDRSGASLLHMGVVTAIAITVHNFPEGIATFMAGYSDIKIGLPVALSIAMHNIPEGVAVSVPIYFGTGKRGKAFLYSAASGLSEPLGALIAYLCLAPFLNTSSLGGVFAVVAGIMVYIAFGELVPASERYKRPRAAVVGIVMGTLFMLFILTASGT, encoded by the coding sequence ATGACAAGCGGTGTTCTCCCTGCACTGTTGCTTTCGACGATAGCGGGTTTGTCAACGGCAATCGGAAGCCTTATTGCGCTGTTTTCAAAAAAGAATGACACAAGATTTATGTCTGCTGCTCTCGGATTTTCGGCGGGGGTAATGATAACGGTATCATTTGCCGAGCTTCTTCCAGAAGCACAAAAAAACATTTCAGTATCAAATCCAAGGTACGGTCCGGCAATCTCCCTTTGTTTTCTCGCCACAGGGGTGGCATTAGCCGCTATTATAGACATGCTGATTCCTTCGGATATCGGAATTTCTGGAGGCATTGACCGCTCCGGGGCGTCACTGCTGCATATGGGTGTAGTTACGGCGATTGCGATAACTGTTCACAATTTTCCGGAGGGAATAGCTACCTTTATGGCAGGGTATTCGGACATAAAGATTGGTTTGCCTGTGGCACTTTCCATAGCAATGCACAATATTCCCGAAGGTGTCGCGGTATCTGTTCCCATATATTTCGGAACCGGCAAACGCGGCAAAGCGTTTTTGTATTCGGCAGCGTCAGGGCTTTCGGAACCGCTCGGCGCTCTTATAGCGTATCTGTGCCTTGCTCCGTTTTTGAATACATCTTCACTCGGCGGGGTATTCGCGGTGGTCGCCGGGATAATGGTCTATATTGCTTTCGGCGAACTTGTGCCGGCGTCGGAGCGTTACAAAAGGCCGCGTGCCGCTGTGGTCGGCATTGTCATGGGCACACTTTTTATGCTTTTTATTCTGACGGCGTCGGGAACATAA
- a CDS encoding hypothetical protein (High confidence in function and specificity), whose protein sequence is MKVILKVDVKGSGKAGQLVNVSDGYAKNYLIPRGLAVEANNKALNELHNKEQSEKYRKEVEKANAQQAAEKLSGKTVRIYAKAGANGKLFGSVTSKEVAQAIKEQFSLDIDKRKIVLQDDIKTYGAVQAEAKLYSGITAKFHVIVGAAD, encoded by the coding sequence ATGAAGGTTATACTCAAAGTTGACGTAAAAGGTTCCGGAAAGGCGGGGCAGCTTGTCAACGTATCTGACGGATACGCGAAAAATTATCTGATACCCCGCGGGCTTGCGGTTGAAGCCAATAACAAAGCGCTCAATGAGCTGCACAATAAAGAACAGTCTGAAAAATACCGCAAAGAGGTTGAAAAGGCTAACGCCCAGCAAGCGGCAGAAAAACTCTCGGGCAAGACAGTGAGAATTTACGCAAAGGCTGGCGCAAACGGAAAGCTGTTCGGTTCCGTTACATCTAAGGAAGTTGCTCAGGCGATAAAGGAGCAATTTTCGCTTGATATAGATAAAAGGAAAATTGTATTGCAGGACGATATAAAGACATACGGAGCTGTTCAGGCTGAAGCGAAGCTTTACAGCGGCATTACGGCTAAATTTCATGTTATAGTAGGAGCTGCCGACTAA
- a CDS encoding phosphoesterase RecJ domain-containing protein (High confidence in function and specificity), translated as MKNKQLWQSRRVLYLGIGVLVLLPIISLFWDYRIAAAEFAAVLVTIVLIFYRLHKFKLDVRQLMQETVRNLALTDKQALEAFPLPVAVINDSCEIIWYNNLFRTDVLRCQDCYGTQLKTIMADIPDDFIKRLPRGLDIASVTDDKVKTAKKYTVYGSKRKDGCYQLYFIDNTELKNTATEYMLSRPVVAIIMIDSYDELMQNAKEGERAEIVSMIEKLLTAWVSQTTGFLRQTDRNKYLFVFEERHYQKFIETRFDILDKVRQISIGDYMAATLSIGVGRGGATLAENEDMARQALDMALGRGGDQAAVKTSAGYEFYGGVSKVVEKRTKVKTRIIASALSELIDGSDNVLIMGHKATDLDFVGAAAGLYKAIMSRGCSARIVLSKRDSLAKGLINQLEKEGYSEAFIEPEESLFLVTPKTLLIVADTHRKGFVEYPELYKVAKTIAVIDHHRKMVDFIDNAVLFYHEPYASSASEMVTELVQYIADKSITVTEATALLAGITLDTRNFSVRTGVRTFEAAAYLRRKGADTAKVKELFSGSMEDYVTRARLVASANIYKGCAIVLGKSEVHKNLRLIAPQAADELLQIAGVKASFVLYAVDGGIYISARSMGKVNVQLVMEKLGGGGHMTMAGAQLKNTDLEGAEEKLIDAIDKYFEENKTHSNND; from the coding sequence TTGAAAAACAAACAGCTGTGGCAATCAAGAAGAGTCTTGTATTTAGGCATTGGTGTTCTTGTTCTGCTGCCAATAATAAGTCTTTTTTGGGACTACCGTATTGCCGCAGCGGAATTTGCAGCAGTATTGGTTACAATTGTATTGATTTTTTACCGGCTGCATAAGTTCAAGCTTGATGTTAGGCAGCTTATGCAGGAAACTGTGCGGAACCTTGCCCTGACTGACAAGCAGGCGCTTGAGGCATTTCCGCTGCCTGTTGCTGTAATTAACGACTCATGTGAGATAATCTGGTACAACAACCTCTTTAGGACTGATGTGCTCAGATGCCAGGATTGCTATGGAACACAGCTTAAAACAATAATGGCAGACATTCCGGATGATTTCATTAAGAGATTGCCTCGCGGTCTCGATATCGCCAGTGTTACTGATGATAAAGTAAAAACTGCAAAAAAGTACACCGTTTACGGTTCAAAGCGTAAAGACGGGTGCTATCAGCTTTACTTTATTGACAATACTGAGCTTAAAAATACTGCTACTGAATATATGCTTTCGCGGCCGGTTGTTGCCATCATAATGATAGACAGCTACGATGAGCTGATGCAGAATGCTAAAGAGGGCGAAAGGGCAGAAATCGTCAGCATGATTGAAAAATTGCTGACCGCCTGGGTTTCCCAGACTACTGGTTTCTTGCGCCAAACCGACCGCAACAAGTACCTGTTTGTGTTTGAAGAAAGGCATTACCAGAAATTTATCGAAACACGTTTTGACATACTCGACAAAGTACGACAGATATCTATCGGTGATTACATGGCGGCCACCCTGTCTATCGGTGTTGGCCGCGGCGGCGCTACCCTCGCTGAAAACGAGGATATGGCGCGTCAGGCTCTTGATATGGCATTGGGCCGCGGCGGTGACCAGGCGGCGGTTAAGACATCCGCTGGCTATGAGTTTTACGGCGGCGTATCTAAAGTTGTTGAAAAGAGGACAAAGGTAAAAACAAGAATTATCGCGTCCGCTCTTTCAGAGCTTATTGACGGCAGCGATAATGTATTGATAATGGGCCATAAGGCCACCGATCTTGATTTTGTCGGTGCTGCCGCGGGGCTTTACAAGGCAATCATGTCGCGCGGCTGCAGTGCAAGGATTGTTCTGTCAAAGCGGGACAGCCTTGCGAAAGGGCTGATTAACCAGCTCGAAAAGGAAGGCTACAGCGAGGCGTTTATTGAACCTGAGGAATCACTTTTCCTTGTAACGCCTAAAACACTGCTTATTGTTGCCGATACACACAGAAAGGGCTTTGTCGAATACCCTGAGCTTTACAAAGTAGCAAAGACCATAGCGGTTATTGACCATCACCGCAAAATGGTTGATTTCATCGACAATGCCGTTCTGTTCTACCATGAGCCCTATGCCTCGTCTGCGTCGGAGATGGTGACGGAACTTGTCCAGTATATAGCGGACAAGTCGATAACTGTTACAGAAGCGACCGCACTGCTCGCGGGAATTACCCTCGATACCCGCAACTTTTCTGTCCGTACAGGCGTGCGCACTTTTGAAGCCGCGGCTTATCTCCGCCGCAAAGGCGCCGATACTGCAAAAGTCAAAGAACTATTTTCCGGCAGCATGGAGGATTATGTGACCCGCGCAAGGCTCGTCGCCTCGGCGAATATCTATAAAGGCTGCGCCATAGTGCTCGGCAAAAGTGAAGTCCACAAGAATCTCAGGCTGATTGCTCCGCAGGCGGCTGACGAACTGTTGCAGATTGCTGGCGTAAAGGCCTCGTTCGTCCTGTATGCCGTCGACGGCGGCATCTACATTTCGGCACGCTCAATGGGCAAGGTCAATGTCCAGCTTGTTATGGAAAAGTTGGGCGGCGGCGGTCATATGACAATGGCGGGCGCGCAGCTTAAAAACACCGACTTGGAAGGCGCTGAGGAAAAGCTGATTGACGCCATTGACAAATATTTCGAAGAGAATAAAACACACTCTAACAACGATTGA